The nucleotide window GTTATGCAGCCTCGGCTTGATCGTCTTGTCGAACCCGTGCCCAACCCCTTCCAGCTTGaccacctcgacgccacATCCAGCCTGCTCCAGTTTCCGGCCAAAGGCCTCTGTCTCCGGCGCCAGCACATCTCCCGAGCAGACAAAGAGCATGGTGCGCTCAGGGAACGAAGACGCCTCGGCAAACGTTGGCGACACCCTGGGCGACGTCCGGTCCTGAACCCTCGGGACGTAGGCGTCGGCAAGGAAGCGCTGGAACCAAGCGGGCAGCGGCTCGATGGGCTCTGGTACCAACCGCTCCTCCGCGGTTATGCTCAGGTCGACGCCAGGGTAGAAAGCGTAGACGGCTCGGATGTTGATGTTCTTGAATTGGCGTCGCAGATcggacgccgccaccagtGCCAGGTTGCCGCCGGAACTGAACCCAGACAGCGCCACCCGGTCGATGTCGAAGACGCGCTTCTGGCTCTCGACCCATCGCagcacgtcctcggcgtcttctACAGCCCCGGGGAACGGCCGCTCAGGTCCTTTCTGGTAGTCGGCGTCCAGTACCTGAAGATTCGTGTCGCGGGCCACCCGCTCGCAGAAGGCGTGGTCCATGCCCAAATTGGGAATGATGTAACCGCCTCCATGCCAATTGACGACGACCCCCGaaggctcgccgccgtcgacgtagCCGGGCGGGTGGTAGATCCAAGCTTTGATGAAGCGGCCCTTCTCGCGGGACGGGATGCGCACTTCCTTGCGCTTACACGTTGAGGATGGCCGGAAGTGAGAGCGCGTAAAAACGTAGGTAAGCAGGCGGAGAAGCGATGCGATTGCCTTCAACCTGAGATACCCCCAGAGGCCATAGGGGGACGCCATCATTGATGAGGGGCCTCGATCAGGCGAGAAACATTGCCGCCTTGACTGTCTTGCGAGGAGTAGAGTGGGCTCGTAGATACGACAGGCGAGTGTTTCGTCTCCGTCTTATAGTGCTGCCAGTTGGCTTCTCACCTGCTTTCCCTTTATGGTAGACACGGTCAATTGCTCGTCACGGACGCAATGTCGCGGCGAGACGTAATGAGATGGCTTCACCGTGCCATCGATACGCCCGGCCGTGACTCATCACCGAGGGAGCGGCGGTAGCTAAAACAGGAATGGCCTCTAATAAAGTCCCGGGCGGCTTTGAGCGAGCGCCAGTACTACACAGGCACTGTAAGACACCACTTGCTCAGCTGGGTAACATCGGCCTTACTGTCTAAAATACCGTGTCGCAGACCATCAGGTGTACATAGTGTGCGACCATCACTATTAAATGCTAAATGTTAACAAGCGGTGTTGGCTTATCGAGTGACATAATGTCAGGCTTCGGTGGATAAAATAGAACGTGGGCCGCTGAGTTTACGCGAGCTTTATGATGGCTGTTCTGTTTCTCGCAGTGATTGGTGATGGGCCGCACTTCCACCGTCCGAAGTCAAGGCTCGGCTACAATGCCTCAGCTGGAGGACATACGCTGGACACTTATAATCTCCGCATCCATTTTCTCGCCATATAAGTATAGACGTCAACAGCTGTGTCTACCACGGCGCGTTCTCAGATTGCGAAAGTGTGACGTGGGTGAGCCAGGGGATGTGCTCGGGGACGGTCCGAGCCTTCAATTCGTTCTCATCAAATTGAGCCTATGTACAGATCGTTCCCCATCACGTTCCCATAAAGCTGGCCACCCGCTCAGGGCTGCCCAGAGATCTCAGCCAGCATCCAGCAGATTAAAGACTAGCAGTGGCTGGCCGTTCATCTCTATCCAGACCCTGTCATCTCGAGGTTTACTTCTTGAGCTGGCAGTTGTGCGGGTTGCCAGTGCCGTCCGGCTTCAATTTGCCGCCAATGCCGCACCACTTGAGGTCCTTGGTGTAGTAGACGCGCATCGGACCGGGCTTGTTCTTgtcgcccttcttctccttaTAATTGTAAGGCTTGCCGTTAGCGAGGACGGGCAGCTCCCAAACATCCTTGCCACAGCCCTTGGCAAACTTCATGACATTGCCCTTGTTGTCAAACGGCTTGGGGTAGCCGCTCTGGCCCGTCTTGGTCTTGGCGTCACGAAAGAAGCCGATTGACTTGTCGTAGCTGATATCGCCGTAATGCTGGCCGTTATTGTCCGCACCAGCCTTGCACACGTAGATCTACCAAACTCCCTGTTAATACGTGGACATGGTGCGCGGTGTGAGAAGATATGGAGGGTATAGTACCTGACCAGCGCGAGCTTCGAGGGAGAACTCGTCGTTGG belongs to Purpureocillium takamizusanense chromosome 1, complete sequence and includes:
- a CDS encoding uncharacterized protein (MEROPS:MER0034961~EggNog:ENOG503P3RK~CAZy:CE10~COG:V) — encoded protein: MMASPYGLWGYLRLKAIASLLRLLTYVFTRSHFRPSSTCKRKEVRIPSREKGRFIKAWIYHPPGYVDGGEPSGVVVNWHGGGYIIPNLGMDHAFCERVARDTNLQVLDADYQKGPERPFPGAVEDAEDVLRWVESQKRVFDIDRVALSGFSSGGNLALVAASDLRRQFKNINIRAVYAFYPGVDLSITAEERLVPEPIEPLPAWFQRFLADAYVPRVQDRTSPRVSPTFAEASSFPERTMLFVCSGDVLAPETEAFGRKLEQAGCGVEVVKLEGVGHGFDKTIKPRLHNPEKTELAYSKVIKSLKATI
- a CDS encoding uncharacterized protein (SECRETED:SignalP(1-18~SECRETED:cutsite=AVA-SP~SECRETED:prob=0.5332)~EggNog:ENOG503PYVI), giving the protein MVAYSYLLSLLAATAAVASPAPIPNDEFSLEARAGQIYVCKAGADNNGQHYGDISYDKSIGFFRDAKTKTGQSGYPKPFDNKGNVMKFAKGCGKDVWELPVLANGKPYNYKEKKGDKNKPGPMRVYYTKDLKWCGIGGKLKPDGTGNPHNCQLKK